In one window of Rickettsiales bacterium DNA:
- a CDS encoding ClpXP protease specificity-enhancing factor SspB, whose protein sequence is MKKNIIDYSDLVDDAMHFIVKRSLEIFAGNNLDGDHHFFISFITKYPGVSISEKLHHKYPYEMTIVLQHQFENLLINDDGFSVCLSFDNQQEEIVVPFSALTAFADPSVKFGLQFRHVDEDQASNDQDNNVDLANNSSTYSKKDLFPSTAETKGNVIALDFKNKKLK, encoded by the coding sequence ATGAAAAAAAATATTATTGATTATAGTGATTTAGTAGATGATGCAATGCATTTTATTGTAAAAAGGTCATTAGAAATTTTTGCTGGAAATAATCTTGATGGAGATCATCACTTTTTTATTTCTTTTATTACTAAATATCCTGGCGTTAGTATCTCAGAAAAGTTGCATCATAAATATCCATATGAAATGACGATAGTTCTTCAGCATCAATTTGAAAATTTATTGATCAATGATGATGGATTTAGTGTATGTTTGAGTTTTGATAACCAGCAAGAAGAAATAGTTGTTCCATTTTCGGCTTTAACTGCTTTTGCAGATCCTAGTGTTAAGTTTGGGTTGCAGTTTCGCCATGTTGATGAAGATCAAGCTTCAAATGATCAGGATAATAATGTTGATCTAGCTAATAATAGCTCTACTTACAGCAAAAAGGATTTGTTTCCAAGTACTGCAGAAACAAAGGGTAATGTTATTGCTTTAGATTTTAAAAATAAGAAGTTAAAGTAA
- the ftsW gene encoding putative lipid II flippase FtsW — translation MHKSKRGSIIGSWMATIDKYMLSAIAITIIFSVIMVTTASPAVAERIGLPTFYFIQRQLVFLFLGSMIMLGISFFSLKAIHKFAIIGFIFFIILMILVLFMGEEIKGAQRWISLGLISIQPSEFIKPFFTILTASILMQRYIDTKFPAFRLSFILYSIVIGLVILQPDLGMAITISAVWSGQMFLAGLSMTWIILLTIGGIIGLLAAYTFLPHVTVRMNSFLDPNTSENYQVKKSIEAFTNGGIFGTGPGEGTVKQHLPDSHTDFIFAVVGEELGMIICLVIIFLFSFIVIRGLIRVSKVGDLFSMLAVSGLLMQLGFQAIINIGVTLHLLPTKGMTLPLMSYGGSSILSISLTIGAILALTRKRYGIRSNAHFIDINYEEK, via the coding sequence ATGCATAAGAGCAAACGCGGTAGTATTATTGGATCTTGGATGGCAACAATTGATAAATATATGCTATCTGCAATTGCCATAACTATTATTTTTAGCGTGATAATGGTTACAACAGCAAGTCCAGCTGTGGCTGAAAGAATAGGCCTACCAACTTTCTACTTTATTCAGAGACAATTAGTATTCCTATTCTTAGGATCCATGATAATGCTAGGTATTTCTTTTTTTTCTCTAAAAGCCATCCATAAATTTGCTATAATCGGCTTTATATTCTTTATAATATTAATGATTCTGGTTTTATTTATGGGAGAAGAAATAAAAGGAGCGCAGCGCTGGATATCGCTAGGATTGATATCAATACAACCATCTGAATTTATCAAGCCTTTTTTTACAATATTAACTGCCTCAATACTAATGCAAAGATATATTGATACAAAATTTCCTGCATTTCGTTTATCTTTTATATTATATAGCATAGTAATAGGGTTGGTTATTTTACAACCAGATTTGGGGATGGCCATCACCATTTCAGCTGTTTGGTCTGGACAAATGTTTCTAGCTGGACTTTCAATGACATGGATAATTTTATTAACCATAGGAGGAATTATTGGATTACTAGCCGCTTATACTTTCTTACCACATGTCACTGTACGAATGAACAGCTTTTTAGACCCAAATACAAGCGAGAACTATCAAGTAAAGAAATCTATAGAAGCTTTTACTAATGGTGGAATTTTTGGTACTGGTCCAGGAGAAGGAACGGTAAAACAACACTTACCTGATTCCCATACTGATTTTATTTTTGCAGTAGTAGGAGAAGAATTAGGAATGATTATTTGCCTTGTAATTATTTTTCTTTTTAGCTTTATAGTAATTCGTGGCTTAATCAGGGTTAGTAAAGTTGGTGATTTATTCTCAATGCTAGCAGTATCGGGATTATTAATGCAGTTAGGATTCCAAGCCATTATTAATATTGGTGTAACTTTACATTTACTCCCTACAAAAGGAATGACTCTACCATTAATGAGCTATGGTGGCTCATCTATTTTGTCAATATCTTTAACTATAGGAGCTATTCTTGCTCTAACTAGAAAACGATATGGCATTAGAAGTAACGCACATTTTATTGATATAAATTATGAAGAAAAATAA
- a CDS encoding superoxide dismutase, translating to MNNICSLANQKSFPFTLPDLPYADNALEPYMSAKTFSYHHKKHHNAYVVNLNKLIEDTDLKGGSLEEIIMMSYNNSTKVAIFNNAAQVWNHSFFWHSMKVEGGGKPHGEIAKKIDQDFGSYEGFVAEFKNAATTQFGSGWAWLVIDENNKLSVMKTGNADLPMVHNKTALFTIDVWEHAYYLDFQNLRPNYVDNFLNHLINWEFVNEMLAGKYK from the coding sequence ATGAATAATATTTGTTCTTTAGCGAACCAAAAATCTTTTCCCTTTACTTTGCCAGACTTACCTTATGCTGATAATGCATTAGAGCCGTATATGAGTGCTAAGACATTTAGTTATCATCATAAGAAGCACCATAATGCTTATGTGGTGAATTTAAATAAGCTTATTGAAGACACTGATTTAAAGGGTGGTTCTTTGGAAGAAATTATTATGATGAGTTATAACAATTCAACTAAAGTAGCTATTTTTAATAATGCAGCTCAGGTTTGGAATCATAGTTTCTTTTGGCATTCAATGAAAGTAGAGGGAGGAGGAAAACCTCACGGTGAAATAGCCAAAAAGATAGATCAAGATTTTGGTAGTTATGAAGGTTTTGTTGCTGAGTTTAAAAATGCGGCAACAACGCAGTTCGGTAGTGGCTGGGCATGGTTGGTAATAGATGAAAATAATAAATTATCAGTTATGAAAACAGGTAATGCGGATTTACCAATGGTTCATAATAAAACAGCACTATTTACAATAGATGTATGGGAACATGCATATTACTTAGATTTTCAAAACTTAAGACCCAATTATGTAGATAATTTTTTAAATCATTTGATCAACTGGGAATTTGTAAACGAAATGTTAGCAGGTAAGTATAAATAA
- the acnA gene encoding aconitate hydratase AcnA → MLFGQDNLGVKKSLSVDKKEYQYFSINEAEKKLKTNLNRMPFSLKVILENLLRFEDGRIVTTNDIKACVNWLKNQKTNHEIAYTPARVLMQDFTGVPAVVDLAAMRDAIINLGGDPIKINPLSPVDLVIDHSVQADKSGSSAAFKENVNIEMKRNFERYEFLRWGQKAFSNFRVVPPGTGICHQVNLEYLSQVVWIKDNYIYPDTLVGTDSHTTMVNGLSVLGWGVGGIEAEAVMLGQPMSMLIPEVIGVKLTGRMKEGTTATDLVLTITQMLRSKGVVGKFVEFYGPGLDHLPLADRATIANMAPEYGATCGFFPVDKETIRYLELSARDPHRIKLVEEYSKKQGLWRDTNTIDPIFSDSIELDLGSISPSIAGPRRPQDRVLLSEGAESFIKELPNMTKSNKSLDRECTVTGKNYKLANGDVVIAAITSCTNTSNPSVMLAAGLVAKKASELGLNSKPWVKTTLAPGSKVVTEYLETSGLQKYLDKIGFNLIGYGCTTCIGNSGPLQKEIEDSITKNDLVAVSVLSGNRNFEGRIHPLVKASYLASPPLVVAYALAGSMQIDLTKDVLGKDKDGKDVYLKDIWPSNHEIQEVMEMSVKSRMFESEYANVFTGDAEWQKIQVDKGVNFSWKEKSTYVTNPPYFNNMSKDPSKLSDINGAKLLALFGDSITTDHISPAGNIAKNSPAGQYLINRGVEPQDFNSYGTRRGHHEVMMRGTFANIRIKNLLAPDTEGGVTRYLPTNEVMSIYDAAMKYKKDNRSLIIMAGKEYGTGSSRDWAAKGTLLLGVKAVIAESFERIHRSNLVLMGVLPLMFKNGMTHKDLKLDGSEEFDIKGICGNITPKMDVTCQIKRKDGSSDKITLQCRIDTANEIDYINHGGILQYVIRGLL, encoded by the coding sequence ATGTTATTTGGCCAAGATAATCTAGGTGTTAAGAAATCTTTATCCGTTGATAAAAAAGAATACCAATACTTTAGTATCAATGAAGCCGAAAAAAAGTTAAAAACAAACTTAAATAGAATGCCTTTTTCCTTAAAAGTTATTTTAGAAAATCTTCTTAGATTTGAAGATGGGAGAATAGTCACCACTAATGATATAAAAGCTTGTGTAAATTGGCTAAAGAATCAAAAAACAAATCATGAAATAGCATATACTCCTGCTAGAGTTCTAATGCAAGATTTTACTGGGGTTCCAGCTGTAGTAGATTTAGCTGCTATGCGCGACGCAATAATAAACCTTGGTGGAGATCCTATAAAAATCAACCCCCTATCTCCTGTAGATCTAGTTATAGACCATTCAGTACAAGCAGACAAATCCGGAAGCAGCGCTGCTTTCAAGGAAAATGTAAATATTGAAATGAAACGTAATTTTGAACGCTATGAATTTTTACGTTGGGGGCAAAAGGCCTTCAGTAACTTTCGAGTGGTTCCACCTGGAACAGGTATTTGCCATCAAGTAAATTTAGAGTACTTATCTCAAGTAGTTTGGATCAAAGATAATTATATTTATCCTGACACTTTAGTTGGTACTGATAGCCATACCACTATGGTTAATGGATTAAGCGTCTTAGGTTGGGGAGTTGGAGGTATAGAAGCTGAAGCAGTAATGCTAGGTCAACCTATGTCAATGCTTATCCCCGAAGTAATAGGAGTTAAACTAACGGGAAGAATGAAGGAAGGAACTACAGCAACTGATTTAGTGCTTACGATAACTCAGATGCTAAGGTCAAAAGGAGTAGTTGGTAAATTCGTTGAATTTTATGGCCCAGGGTTAGACCATCTTCCATTAGCTGATAGAGCAACTATTGCTAATATGGCACCTGAATATGGAGCCACTTGTGGATTTTTCCCAGTAGATAAAGAAACTATTCGTTATTTAGAGCTATCCGCTCGCGATCCTCATAGAATAAAACTAGTTGAAGAATACTCTAAAAAGCAAGGATTATGGAGAGACACTAATACAATAGACCCTATATTTAGCGACTCTATAGAATTAGATTTAGGCAGCATCTCACCTAGTATTGCTGGCCCCAGACGCCCTCAAGATAGAGTTTTGCTCTCGGAAGGAGCAGAATCCTTTATAAAAGAATTACCAAATATGACAAAATCTAATAAAAGCTTAGATAGAGAATGTACTGTTACAGGAAAAAATTATAAATTAGCTAACGGTGACGTGGTAATAGCTGCTATCACTAGCTGTACCAACACTTCTAACCCAAGTGTAATGCTAGCAGCAGGATTAGTAGCTAAAAAAGCCTCTGAGCTAGGTTTAAACTCAAAACCATGGGTTAAAACTACTTTAGCTCCAGGATCTAAAGTAGTGACAGAATACTTAGAAACAAGCGGCCTACAAAAATATCTTGATAAAATAGGTTTTAACTTAATTGGCTACGGATGTACCACTTGTATTGGTAATTCTGGCCCTCTACAAAAAGAAATAGAAGATAGCATAACCAAGAATGACTTAGTAGCTGTTTCTGTTTTATCAGGAAATCGTAATTTTGAGGGAAGAATTCATCCACTAGTAAAAGCAAGTTACTTAGCCTCTCCTCCATTAGTAGTGGCATATGCCCTTGCCGGATCAATGCAAATTGATTTAACTAAAGATGTATTAGGAAAAGATAAAGATGGTAAAGATGTTTATCTTAAAGATATTTGGCCAAGCAATCATGAAATTCAAGAAGTAATGGAAATGTCTGTTAAATCTAGAATGTTTGAATCAGAATATGCTAATGTTTTCACGGGCGATGCAGAATGGCAAAAAATTCAAGTAGATAAAGGAGTAAATTTTTCTTGGAAAGAAAAAAGCACTTACGTAACTAATCCTCCATATTTTAACAACATGTCAAAAGATCCTAGTAAGTTATCTGATATAAATGGAGCTAAATTATTAGCTTTGTTTGGCGATAGTATTACTACTGACCATATATCTCCAGCAGGAAATATTGCAAAAAATAGCCCTGCAGGACAATATCTGATAAACAGAGGAGTAGAACCCCAAGACTTCAATTCTTATGGAACCAGACGTGGCCATCATGAAGTGATGATGAGGGGAACTTTTGCAAATATTAGAATTAAAAATTTACTCGCTCCTGACACAGAAGGAGGAGTAACTCGCTATCTTCCTACTAATGAAGTAATGAGTATTTATGATGCTGCAATGAAATATAAAAAAGATAACAGATCTTTAATTATTATGGCAGGCAAAGAATATGGTACTGGATCTTCTAGAGATTGGGCGGCTAAAGGAACTTTATTACTTGGAGTTAAAGCAGTTATCGCTGAAAGTTTCGAAAGAATTCATAGGTCTAATTTGGTTTTAATGGGAGTACTGCCCCTAATGTTTAAAAATGGCATGACCCATAAAGATCTTAAGCTTGATGGATCTGAAGAATTTGATATAAAGGGAATCTGTGGAAATATTACTCCTAAAATGGATGTAACATGCCAAATAAAGCGTAAAGACGGGAGCAGTGACAAAATAACCCTTCAATGCCGTATTGATACCGCTAATGAAATAGATTACATAAATCATGGCGGAATATTACAATATGTAATTAGAGGATTACTCTAA
- a CDS encoding AAA family ATPase, with translation MIIVVFGLAASGKTYVGKIINKYFNFYHEDADQWLSSDMKQYVSEKKVFTLGMLEDFTSNIIANIERLSSKYDNIVISQALYREKNRKTIQKHFVSQGLMFVHVEASDEVIYQRLVKRGDWIMPGYASSMRKFFQPMEDAITINNDKSGEDHIINQLKNILKPYSY, from the coding sequence GTGATTATAGTTGTTTTTGGGTTAGCTGCATCAGGTAAAACATATGTCGGTAAAATTATAAATAAGTATTTTAATTTTTACCATGAAGATGCGGATCAATGGCTTTCTAGTGATATGAAGCAATATGTTAGTGAGAAAAAGGTTTTTACTTTGGGAATGCTAGAAGACTTTACTTCGAATATTATAGCGAATATTGAAAGACTTAGCTCAAAATATGATAATATTGTTATTAGTCAGGCGTTATATAGAGAGAAAAACCGTAAAACAATACAGAAGCATTTTGTATCACAAGGTTTGATGTTTGTTCACGTGGAAGCAAGCGATGAGGTTATTTACCAAAGGCTTGTGAAAAGAGGGGATTGGATTATGCCTGGATATGCTTCTTCAATGAGAAAATTTTTTCAGCCAATGGAAGATGCTATAACTATTAATAACGATAAATCTGGTGAAGATCATATAATAAATCAATTAAAAAATATTCTAAAACCTTATTCTTATTAA
- the murG gene encoding undecaprenyldiphospho-muramoylpentapeptide beta-N-acetylglucosaminyltransferase yields MKKNKILLSTGGTGGHIFPALALKSELENNNYKTILTADAKFAKFHPFDKNHILISSANFSNRSPIRILSSLFTLTKGFIKSIWTIYYQNPDIVIGFGGYASYPIMLVATIFRKKIILHEANTVIGKVNRLLLPKADYLTTGFQTIQKIDQKYKNKVIYTGNPIRENILLNANKKRASSKKLNILIIGGSQGAKVFSKIIPNVIINLPKSIKNKLYIHQQVKEEDIISIKEQYSKEGISYEIKSFFDNMDKKFYQADLVIARAGASTISELIAFKIPAIFIPYPSAADNHQYYNAKEIEDMKAGWVVKEDAESSMKILKIIKYIDKNPSILTDYSLALKSINQNASLNIRNLIRSML; encoded by the coding sequence ATGAAGAAAAATAAAATTTTACTCAGTACTGGAGGCACTGGAGGACATATTTTTCCAGCTTTAGCTTTAAAAAGTGAACTTGAGAACAACAACTACAAAACAATATTAACAGCAGATGCTAAATTTGCTAAGTTTCATCCATTTGATAAAAATCATATTTTAATTTCTTCAGCTAACTTCTCTAATAGGTCTCCAATAAGAATTCTTAGCTCTTTATTCACTCTAACAAAAGGCTTTATAAAGTCTATATGGACAATTTATTATCAAAATCCAGATATAGTAATTGGTTTTGGAGGCTATGCAAGCTATCCAATAATGTTAGTAGCAACAATATTTAGAAAGAAAATTATTTTACATGAAGCTAATACAGTTATTGGCAAAGTAAATAGATTACTATTACCTAAAGCAGATTACCTTACAACTGGATTTCAAACAATTCAAAAAATTGATCAAAAATATAAAAATAAAGTTATTTATACTGGAAACCCAATTAGAGAAAATATCCTGCTCAATGCAAATAAAAAAAGAGCTAGCTCTAAGAAGCTAAATATACTTATTATTGGAGGAAGCCAAGGAGCTAAAGTTTTTAGCAAAATAATACCTAACGTAATTATAAACCTACCAAAAAGTATTAAAAACAAGCTATACATCCATCAACAGGTTAAAGAAGAAGATATTATTTCAATAAAGGAACAATATTCTAAAGAAGGGATTTCCTACGAAATAAAAAGTTTTTTTGATAATATGGATAAAAAATTTTATCAAGCGGATTTAGTAATTGCTAGAGCTGGAGCATCAACCATTTCTGAATTGATAGCTTTTAAAATTCCAGCAATCTTCATTCCATATCCTAGTGCTGCAGATAATCATCAATATTACAATGCAAAAGAAATAGAAGATATGAAAGCTGGATGGGTAGTAAAAGAAGATGCTGAAAGCTCTATGAAAATTTTAAAGATAATAAAATATATAGATAAAAATCCATCTATTCTAACAGACTATTCTTTAGCTCTTAAATCGATAAATCAAAATGCTAGTCTTAATATAAGAAATTTAATTCGCTCAATGCTTTAA
- a CDS encoding porin, whose protein sequence is MKKILLCTTALVGFASLASAADMSGNGDMQVSVGGNSKFEAGYINRDNDHKKGFTFSPNQDSSAFVTSNKAALRAEGKNDTMTYGAVVRLQTVASLSNGMSDSGLDRSHIYMNTDAGAVQMGTNFAASKLLSVDAGTIASATGGVAGDYPKFLDVRQNTVYGSLPVLDTDVMTNRLDGYGESNRKITYLSPRISGAQLGMSFAPDMENNGGSGISRDNNQRYMGRPLAAKNLFSVALNYKNSFDDVNVMFSVAGDFAKAKGDSARDVVTYNKYTDISKGNSSGTPTKIGLERASYGGNKERNDIKTYSVGTVVEYQGFSGALSYAKDGKSLTAKGYDFTSYWMTAGLGYKNGPMSTSLTYLYGKKGNKDAAEGDNDTAPLVKTSAVSLGADYAVAPGLTPFAEVTNVTVKPNKVLANGDTKARATVFILGTRVKF, encoded by the coding sequence ATGAAAAAGATTTTATTATGCACAACGGCATTAGTAGGATTCGCTAGCCTAGCTTCAGCTGCTGATATGTCTGGCAATGGAGACATGCAAGTTTCCGTTGGTGGTAACAGTAAATTTGAAGCTGGTTATATAAATCGTGATAATGATCACAAGAAAGGATTTACATTTAGCCCTAACCAAGATTCATCAGCATTTGTAACTTCAAATAAAGCTGCGCTAAGAGCTGAAGGTAAGAATGATACTATGACTTATGGTGCTGTTGTTCGTTTGCAAACAGTTGCAAGTTTGTCTAATGGTATGAGTGATTCAGGTTTAGATCGTTCACATATCTACATGAACACAGATGCTGGTGCTGTACAAATGGGTACAAACTTTGCAGCAAGTAAATTATTATCTGTTGATGCTGGCACAATTGCTTCAGCAACAGGCGGTGTAGCTGGTGATTATCCTAAATTCTTAGACGTGCGTCAAAATACAGTTTATGGTAGCTTGCCTGTATTAGATACTGACGTTATGACCAACAGATTAGATGGTTATGGAGAAAGTAACAGAAAAATTACTTATTTATCACCACGTATTTCTGGTGCTCAGTTAGGTATGTCTTTTGCTCCTGATATGGAGAACAATGGTGGTTCTGGTATTTCTAGAGACAATAACCAAAGATATATGGGACGTCCATTAGCAGCTAAGAACTTATTCTCTGTAGCATTAAACTATAAAAACAGCTTTGATGATGTTAACGTGATGTTCAGTGTAGCTGGTGACTTCGCTAAAGCTAAAGGGGATAGTGCTCGTGATGTAGTAACTTATAACAAGTATACAGATATAAGCAAAGGTAATTCATCCGGTACTCCTACTAAAATTGGTCTTGAGAGAGCGAGTTATGGTGGAAATAAAGAAAGAAATGATATCAAAACATATTCAGTTGGTACTGTAGTTGAATATCAAGGTTTCTCAGGAGCTTTATCTTATGCTAAAGATGGAAAAAGTTTAACTGCAAAAGGTTATGACTTTACTTCTTACTGGATGACAGCTGGCTTAGGTTATAAGAATGGGCCAATGTCAACAAGTTTAACTTATCTTTACGGTAAAAAAGGAAACAAAGATGCTGCTGAGGGAGATAATGATACAGCTCCTTTAGTTAAAACATCAGCTGTGTCTTTAGGTGCAGATTATGCTGTGGCTCCAGGGTTAACTCCTTTTGCTGAAGTAACAAATGTTACTGTGAAACCAAATAAGGTTCTTGCAAATGGTGATACAAAAGCTAGAGCAACTGTATTCATTCTTGGTACAAGAGTTAAATTCTAA
- a CDS encoding SURF1 family protein gives MKILGFKPKLIPTLFTIPALILLFSLSIWQFQRLQWKENLIAEINLKTQLPSIKLPEKVNIEEMLYRKVTLQGKFLHENEIYIYGGATKPSNEHFYYILTPLQLNNGKTIIVNRGWVPEKFKNQATRESSLIPNEVEITGAIMANEKKGTYTYNNQPKKNLWFYINLDEIGSFINKPVEPFYILAQNDGKDFPKGREVKPNLHNNHLGYALTWLFSAISLLVIYILYHRKN, from the coding sequence ATGAAAATTTTAGGCTTCAAACCCAAATTAATACCTACTTTGTTTACAATCCCTGCTCTAATTCTGTTGTTCTCTTTGAGTATTTGGCAATTCCAAAGACTACAATGGAAAGAAAACCTTATAGCAGAAATTAATTTAAAAACTCAGCTTCCCTCTATTAAACTACCAGAGAAGGTAAATATTGAAGAAATGCTTTATCGCAAGGTAACTCTCCAAGGAAAGTTTCTTCATGAGAATGAGATATATATCTATGGGGGGGCCACTAAACCTAGCAATGAGCATTTCTATTATATTCTAACTCCTCTTCAATTAAATAACGGAAAAACTATCATAGTAAATCGTGGATGGGTTCCAGAAAAATTTAAAAATCAAGCAACCAGAGAATCCAGTTTAATACCAAATGAAGTAGAAATAACTGGAGCTATTATGGCCAATGAAAAAAAAGGTACCTACACGTATAACAACCAACCAAAAAAGAATTTATGGTTTTATATCAATTTAGATGAAATTGGATCATTTATTAACAAGCCGGTTGAACCCTTTTATATTCTAGCTCAAAATGATGGGAAAGATTTTCCTAAAGGAAGAGAAGTTAAACCAAACTTACATAATAATCATTTAGGATATGCTCTCACTTGGTTATTCTCAGCTATAAGTTTGTTAGTTATATATATTTTATATCATCGTAAAAATTGA
- the thyX gene encoding FAD-dependent thymidylate synthase — translation MIQTKENDDLTKQTNITKRAISPGIEKILYDAIPVLDHGFVRVVDYMGDDSAIVQAARVSYGKGTKRTNQDRGLIQYLMRHRHTTPFEMCDIKFHIKLPIFIARQWIRHRTASVNEYSARYSILANEFYTPKPENMAMQSKINKQGRDNVLSPEESKKVLHLLKQDAEQCYSHYQEMLNEDEEGNILNPENPQLARELARMNLNLNFYTEWYWKINLHNLFHFLALRADSHAQYEIRVYAEVMLNIVKEWVPFAYEAFMEYQVNSASFSGNAIKAIKAMLKGEKITAEASGMSKREWGEFCNTLDLEQN, via the coding sequence ATGATACAAACCAAAGAAAATGATGATTTAACGAAACAAACTAATATAACGAAACGCGCTATATCTCCAGGAATAGAAAAAATCTTATATGATGCAATACCTGTATTAGATCATGGATTTGTTAGAGTAGTAGACTATATGGGCGATGATAGCGCAATAGTTCAAGCAGCTAGGGTGTCCTATGGAAAAGGCACAAAACGAACCAATCAAGACCGTGGATTGATTCAATACTTAATGCGCCATCGTCACACCACTCCGTTTGAAATGTGCGACATTAAATTTCATATTAAATTACCTATCTTTATTGCAAGGCAATGGATAAGACATCGTACAGCTAGCGTTAATGAATATTCTGCAAGATATTCAATTCTTGCTAACGAATTTTATACCCCAAAGCCAGAAAATATGGCTATGCAGTCTAAAATCAACAAACAAGGGCGTGATAACGTTTTATCCCCTGAGGAATCTAAAAAAGTTCTTCATCTTTTGAAACAAGATGCTGAACAATGCTATTCTCATTACCAAGAAATGCTTAATGAAGATGAAGAAGGAAATATTTTGAATCCTGAGAATCCTCAACTTGCTCGTGAACTTGCTAGAATGAACTTAAATCTAAACTTTTATACAGAATGGTACTGGAAAATCAATCTACATAATTTATTTCACTTTTTAGCCTTAAGAGCAGATTCTCATGCCCAATACGAAATTAGAGTTTATGCTGAAGTTATGCTTAATATAGTTAAAGAATGGGTACCTTTTGCTTATGAGGCTTTTATGGAATACCAGGTTAACTCTGCTAGTTTTTCAGGCAATGCTATCAAAGCCATTAAAGCTATGCTCAAGGGAGAAAAAATTACAGCTGAAGCAAGTGGTATGTCTAAACGTGAATGGGGAGAGTTCTGTAATACCCTTGATCTTGAGCAGAATTAA
- the acpS gene encoding holo-ACP synthase gives MIVGIGNDIVSINRIKKLLEKDERAFLQRILSDREINIFSGINTNKVSGYIANRFAAKEAFSKALGTGIGKDISFKDIEVLKTLRGRPYFEFSSKTTEFLKNNYGSDVKVHLSMSNEIEYAQSFVVIES, from the coding sequence ATGATTGTTGGAATAGGAAATGATATTGTTTCTATAAATAGAATAAAAAAGCTTCTTGAAAAGGATGAAAGGGCTTTTTTGCAAAGAATTTTATCGGACAGAGAAATAAATATTTTTTCTGGTATTAATACAAATAAGGTTTCTGGGTATATTGCAAATCGTTTTGCTGCTAAAGAGGCTTTTTCTAAAGCTCTTGGAACTGGAATTGGAAAAGATATATCTTTTAAAGATATAGAAGTGTTGAAAACTTTAAGAGGTAGGCCATATTTTGAATTTAGTTCTAAAACAACAGAATTCCTTAAAAATAATTATGGTAGTGATGTTAAGGTTCATTTAAGTATGTCTAACGAGATAGAATATGCGCAATCTTTTGTAGTGATTGAGTCTTAG